CGCATCCATCTGGGTCTTGGCGACCGCCACTTCCGACTTGCCCACCTGGGACAGGTACTTGGGACCGACGTAGGCAGCAAGCAATCCAATGATCACGATAACGACCAATAATTCCAGCAGGGTGAAGCCGGCGCTGCGCCGGCGAACGATGCTGTGGGGCTGTGGTGCAAACATCCGAACGACTCCTCAAAGGCTCAATTTGGCGTGCAAGGCTACCATACCCGCTGCAATACCGACAACAACTCTTTGGCCTGGCGAATCAGTGGATGGACGCCATGGTGTTGCATGATTTATTGCCCTTCAGAAAAGAGCCGCAAAGCGGTGCAGCGTGCCACCGCTTCGGTACGGTTGCGCACCCCGAGCACCTGGTAAATCCGGTGCAAATGGTTCTTCACGGTCAGGGCGCTCAATCCCAGCAGGCAGGCGATTTCCTCGTTGCGCTTGCCGGCGCGCAGCCAGTGCAGCACCTCGCTCTCGCGCGCGCTCAGGGGACGCAGGATGGCCTGCCCCGCCTCCCTGCGCGCAGTGACGGGCGCGCCTTGCGCCAGCCGCGCCAGGGCCAGGTGCAGGTGCGGCAGCAACAGCGTCAGGAAGTAGGCATGGCGCGGGCCGGGACGCATGGGCAAGCCGAACAGGGCAAAGACGGTGGCACCACCGGCCAGTTCTCCGCTGCCGTCGATGAGCACATTGTCGAAGCCGCAGGCAGCGAGCTGCTGGTGCAGCGCCAGGATGGCGGGGGCCGGCGCGGCATCGTGCAGGTCGGCCAGGCAG
This region of Massilia sp. PAMC28688 genomic DNA includes:
- a CDS encoding LuxR C-terminal-related transcriptional regulator, with amino-acid sequence MSQPVILSPLEQEYLLRIIESAVQVADVHQFFLWSQGQLQALLPHQLLVCMQFGPGQALQRLECLHGTVIDDAALARLCNPHTGLAVALARHCSAAGALPCLADLHDAAPAPAILALHQQLAACGFDNVLIDGSGELAGGATVFALFGLPMRPGPRHAYFLTLLLPHLHLALARLAQGAPVTARREAGQAILRPLSARESEVLHWLRAGKRNEEIACLLGLSALTVKNHLHRIYQVLGVRNRTEAVARCTALRLFSEGQ